The Acropora palmata chromosome 10, jaAcrPala1.3, whole genome shotgun sequence genome contains a region encoding:
- the LOC141894257 gene encoding GATOR1 complex protein DEPDC5-like isoform X1: MKLFKLWVHQQTFSEDELILNPKDFPNENVGDILEIHHPDKDNSSLLLQIKSISPDFQQKDTISIEQSVANIFQLRTYRDVEVTKVEPHDVSVDMVEVLLKDQFATRSEMWRFSKDLVGSCVYVAKKLKHSGIRAQVNEIWCNGEKVSCGVISKDTRVVFRSCSSKLYLFIQMSKEMWDFDFNGDLFFEKAINGFLRELFTKWKELTVSHDVSIILFSRTFYDAQSIGDFPSSPSRSIQQDPYGRFYEDFYQVVALNERQDDWIPVLVTLKQCFNQYPTITGYSGDTSKGGNIIGSNSSSLDGNFLEAINLSMNAIRRHHIDRNFERTGHTIIIVSPGSGVFEVDRELTSITKQRILDSGVSIDLVCLAEQPLHTVPLLKYFNKVLGKRDGNLADDYNIPHWMNHNFYASSKTRNKGETYVPRIKVPEVMLNSVGRRSEDGKEPYTYFTEHDKPDASSCQLLDLVDYDEYDRNVFRNPSRCSTKRGFRPRGSGFKRIGSALEMARMAKSVSKDEMMFRKTSSPPMGVSSFDDVELNSSSSGAVVKRDTYSFRDVDNRTQYMSSSVECTSQGVFENVSKSTSQCSVTRPVRQRFAVSSADADPSLVLPKEPVRPQRTLINPFKPNQIPCNWICNKHRWSHVFATGPDGEILHRHYHKLAPANDEAEKTEKPEKSRGVEEAALVVVAARKREMSEASRSISEDQVLFEEAITSGGSDDTDEDTTFSAEEPMRGNREHFSPAHVGALTSQLNTPRRRTLPRIYNLSRKGDVPVENDWTAAVKTSVDWKSMTCPALLPLTTDICPSKKTLESDYVESNYKLFIEEEEDLADEMRGHDGVHDDDAQGTARRLSAEIIFTELISQRIRKGFQLIAPKSQPGVADKPQSFATIPVKSDVQTYFLSIGRISHKLTLTSPEVTVIKYRPRHLQVTEPKSYSYRLWIPQRQVFEANNSRFLHEEIDSYNWNYLDQHICGDTEFDELIEPLDYWKARFLVLPFSQRKLPQADKNKTPVSFDDNLMEGFLKFLEVLNRIKRFQKGTQSQKERRSLEPCYPSRRFYKQHDMKASSPLPSELSGIRENASLPGTPLSSRLRSPSSSGQEFSSVDSRSISSQELISEQLNGGEDSQVPYDRNRIIFHSLETIAEAMMDTGKGLSFLPEVKGLKPFSFLSVEAILWITQHVDGVTSKEQAIQLCQNMVERGIIQHASGSAKQKLVEGFIIFFFTPRKSWAEKTEEIMDTSKFSVPHRSSIDVERLECNLLRAFQTEWFEVALWGRKMEEDFPEFLATDHSVGTFQASYPNLKRGGPNSARRNSANFHLENGCNCVPAYKLVKLDADYQRKSQRPESCTVRYHGNFCPLHAFEIELHWVAATGGIVNDMVQSWTRKAPSCGFHIVPVPVSPFPDPVGKNVEPFRLPVFIPLNLTNCTSNGSPLFQEFDPARQHFRMFLFLEAILQRFGFIRDSPFGSIHVNAPMVQFTPVQCRENDYVHTSGVAFVRILTWEEDDDPFGSSISSVEGSKPCTGFHWMPNYMLTKRWRSAATGDKDASSKLRSKLEDFCADDNGVLTAFWESCKEKARKVAENRLDEEEITILGDTEIDRTEQNRKEIGDSPEVEKSDRTVSSDS; encoded by the exons GTGGTTTTTAGATCTTGCAGCTCAAAGTTGTATTTGTTCATACAAATGAGTAAAGAAATGTGGGACTTTGATTTTAATGGAGATCTTTTCTTTGAGAAAGCTATCAATGGATTCCTTCGTGAACTGTTTACCAAATGGAAAGAGCTTACAGTCAGCCATGATGTCAGCATTATACTCTTTTCAAGGACCTTCTATGATGCACAGTCAATTG GTGACTTTCCATCAAGTCCTTCAAGGAGTATTCAACAGGATCCATATGGGAGATTTTATGAAGATTTTTATCAAGTGGTTGCTTTGAACGAGAGACAAGATGACTGGATTCCAGTTCTTGTGActttaaaacaatgttttaatCAATATCCAACAATCACTGGTTACTCTGGCGACACATCTAAAGGTGGTAACATTATTGGAAGCAACTCCAGCTCTCTTGATGGGAATTTTTTAGAGGCAATTAACTTGTCCATGAATG CAATTAGGAGGCACCATATTGATCGCAATTTTGAACGCACTGGCCATACTATCATCATTGTCTCACCGGGCTCTGGAGTGTTTGAAGTTGACCGAGAATTGACCAGCATCACTAAACAAAGAATACTTGATAGTG GTGTTTCCATTGATCTTGTGTGTTTAGCGGAGCAGCCGCTGCATACTGTTCCACTGTTAAAATACTTCAATAAGGTGCTTGGAAAAAGGGATGGTAACCTGGCAGATGACTATAACATCCCACACTGGATGAATCACAACTTCTATGCctcatcaaagacaagaaacaagGGAGAGACCTATGTCCCGCGTATAAAAGTTCCAGAAGTCATGTTAAACTCTGTGGGGAGAAGAAGTGAAGATGGAAAAG AACCTTACACGTACTTTACAGAACATGACAAACCAGATGCAAGCAGCTGTCAGTTGCTGGACCTGGTCGACTATGATGAATATGACAGGAACGTCTTCAGAAACCCTTCGAGATGCTCTACAAAGCGAGGATTTCGACCTCGAGGTTCAGGATTCAAGCGAATAGGAAGCGCATTGGAGATGGCAAGAATGGCGAAATCGGTATCCAAGGACGAAATGATGTTTCGAAAGACATCCTCGCCTCCAATGGGCGTGTCCTCATTTGATGACGTCGAATTGAACTCGTCATCTTCGGGCGCAGTGGT GAAACGAGATACCTATTCCTTTAGAGATGTGGATAACAGAACACAATATATGTCTTCTTCAGTGGAGTGCACTTCACAGGGTGTCTTTG AAAATGTTTCCAAAAGTACTTCTCAGTGCAGCGTCACTCGACCAGTACGTCAGCGGTTTGCTGTGAGTAGCGCAGACGCAGATCCCTCCTTGGTCCTGCCTAAGGAACCAGTCCGCCCTCAAAGGACTCTGATAAACCCGTTTAAACCAAACCAGATTCCATGTAACTGGATATGCAATAAGCATCGCTGGTCTCATGTTTTCGCTACTGGACCAGATGGAGAGATCCTTCATCGACACTATCACAAGCTTGCCCCAGCTAATGACGAGGCTGAAAAGACCGAGAAACCTGAAAAG tCGCGCGGTGTCGAGGAAGCTGCCCTTGTTGTCGTAGCGGCACGGAAACGTGAAATGTCTGAAGCTTCGCGTAGTATTTCAGAAGATCAAGTACTTTTTGAAGAAGCGATAACGAGCGGAGGAAGTGACGATACAGACGAAGACACTACCTTCTCTGCAGAGGAGCCCATGAGGGGCAATCGCGAGCATTTTAGCCCAGCCCATGTTGGGGCTCTAACCTCCCAACTGAACACCCCCCGTAGACGTACGTTACCTCGGATTTACAATCTATCCCGCAAGGGAGATGTGCCTGTCGAGAATGACTGGACAGCGGCTGTTAAGACAAGTGTTGATTGGAAATCTATGACTTGTCCCGCACTGTTGCCCTTGACAACCGATATCTGTCCAAGCAAGAAAACCCTGGAGTCGGATTACGTAGAGTCCAATTACAAACTATTCATTGAGGAAGAGGAGGATTTGGCGGATGAAATGAGGGGACATGACGG CGTTCATGACGATGATGCCCAGGGAACTGCTCGACGTTTGAGTGCAGAGATAATTTTTACAGAACTTATATCGCAACGAATTCGAAAG GGATTTCAGTTAATTGCGCCAAAGAGCCAACCAGGCGTCGCCGACAAGCCCCAGTCCTTTGCAACCATTCCAGTGAAGTCTGACGTTCAGACGTACTTCCTGAGCATCGGCCGGATATCACACAAGCTGACTCTGACGTCACCGGAAGTAACGGTTATCAAATACAGACCACGTCACTTGCAGGTTACAGAACCCAAGAGCTATAG CTATCGCCTGTGGATCCCACAAAGACAAGTGTTTGAAGCAAATAATAGCAGATTCTTGCATGAAGAGATTGATAGCTACAATTGGAATTACCTGGACCAACATATCTGTGGAGACACGGAGTTTGATGAGCTCATCGAG CCTCTGGATTACTGGAAGGCTCGTTTTCTTGTGCTTCCCTTTTCTCAGCGTAAACTGCCCCAGGCAGATAAAAACAAGACCCCAGTTTCTTTTGATGACAATCTCATGGAAGGCTTTCTTAAGTTTCTGGAAGTTCTCAATCGAATAAAGCGATTCCAGAAAGGAACACAATCTCAAAAG GAAAGAAGGTCGTTGGAGCCTTGTTATCCGTCTCGCCGCTTTTACAAACAACATGACATGAAAGCATCCTCACCTCTCCCCTCTGAGCTGTCGGGGATCAGAGAAAACGCTTCCTTGCCGGGGACTCCGCTGAGCAGTAGATTACGGTCTCCCTCTTCCTCAGGCCAAGAGTTCTCAAGTGTGGATTCTCGTAGCATTTCCTCTCAAGAACTGATTAG CGAACAGCTGAATGGCGGTGAGGACTCGCAAGTTCCCTATGACAGAAACAGAATCATCTTTCATTCACTGGAAACTATTGCCGAAGCAATGATGGATACGGG AAAAGGTCTTTCCTTTCTCCCGGAAGTAAAAGGATTAAAGCCGTTCAGTTTCCTTAGCGTGGAGGCCATCTTATGGATCACTCAACACGTGGATGGTGTTACTTCAAAAGAGCAAGCCATTCAACTGTGCCAA AATATGGTTGAGAGGGGTATTATCCAACACGCTTCGGGAAGCGCCAAGCAGAAACTAGTGGAAGGTTTCatcatatttttcttcaccCCAAGAAAGTCTTGGGCCGAGAAAACGGAAG AGATCATGGACACCTCTAAATTCTCCGTACCCCACCGAAGCTCAATCGACGTAGAGCGATTGGAGTGCAATCTTCTAAGAGCCTTTCAAACCGAATGGTTTGAGGTCGCGCTTTGGGGGCGCAAAATGGAAGAAGATTTTCCAGAATTCCTGGCAACTGACCACAGCGTCGGGACATTTCAAGCGAGTTATCCGAACTTGAAGCGAGGTGGACCGAATTCGGCCCGGCGTAATTCTGCGAACTTTCACTTGGAGAATG GTTGTAATTGTGTTCCCGCCTACAAGCTCGTCAAATTGGATGCTGACTATCAGCGCAAAAGCCAACGCCCAGAATCCTGTACTGTCCGTTACCATGGTAACTTCTGTCCGCTCCATGCCTTCGAGATTGAGTTGCACTGGGTTGCGGCAACTGGGGGAATTGTCAACGACATG GTTCAGTCGTGGACCAGAAAAGCTCCATCTTGTGGCTTTCATATAGTCCCCGTTCCTGTAAGTCCATTTCCTGATCCAGTTGGTAAGAATGTGGAGCCTTTCCGTCTGCCTGTGTTCATACCGCTCAACTTGACCAACTGTACTTCAAATGGATCCCCTCTGTTCCAAG aGTTTGATCCAGCAAGGCAACATTTtagaatgtttttatttttggaggCTATTCTTCAAAG gTTTGGCTTCATCCGGGATTCGCCGTTTGGTTCGATACACGTGAATGCACCTATGGTTCAATTCACGCCGGTACAGTGTCGCGAGAATGATTACGTGCACACGAGCGGTGTCGCGTTCGTCCGAATCTTAACTTGGGAAGAAGATGATGATCCGTTTGGTTCCAGTATATCCAGCGTAGAAGGGAGCAAGCCTTGCACAGGGTTCCATTGGATGCCAAACTATATGCTAACTAAGCGCTGGAGATCAGCTGCGACCGGCGACAAAGACGCTAGCAGCAAATTGAGAAGTAAATTGGAAGACTTTTGCGCCGACGATAATGGTGTGCTCACGGCATTTTGGGAATCGTGTAAAGAAAAGGCGAGGAAAGTAGCGGAGAACAGATTAGACGAGGAGGAAATAACCATCTTGGGAGATACAGAAATAGACAGGACTGAACAAAATAGGAAGGAAATAGGTGATTCACCCGAGGTAGAGAAGTCAGACCGTACTGTATCTAGTGACTCATAA
- the LOC141894257 gene encoding GATOR1 complex protein DEPDC5-like isoform X3 — protein sequence MKLFKLWVHQQTFSEDELILNPKDFPNENVGDILEIHHPDKDNSSLLLQIKSISPDFQQKDTISIEQSVANIFQLRTYRDVEVTKVEPHDVSVDMVEVLLKDQFATRSEMWRFSKDLVGSCVYVAKKLKHSGIRAQVNEIWCNGEKVSCGVISKDTRVVFRSCSSKLYLFIQMSKEMWDFDFNGDLFFEKAINGFLRELFTKWKELTVSHDVSIILFSRTFYDAQSIGDFPSSPSRSIQQDPYGRFYEDFYQVVALNERQDDWIPVLVTLKQCFNQYPTITGYSGDTSKGGNIIGSNSSSLDGNFLEAINLSMNAIRRHHIDRNFERTGHTIIIVSPGSGVFEVDRELTSITKQRILDSGVSIDLVCLAEQPLHTVPLLKYFNKVLGKRDGNLADDYNIPHWMNHNFYASSKTRNKGETYVPRIKVPEVMLNSVGRRSEDGKEPYTYFTEHDKPDASSCQLLDLVDYDEYDRNVFRNPSRCSTKRGFRPRGSGFKRIGSALEMARMAKSVSKDEMMFRKTSSPPMGVSSFDDVELNSSSSGAVVKRDTYSFRDVDNRTQYMSSSVECTSQGVFENVSKSTSQCSVTRPVRQRFAVSSADADPSLVLPKEPVRPQRTLINPFKPNQIPCNWICNKHRWSHVFATGPDGEILHRHYHKLAPANDEAEKTEKPEKSRGVEEAALVVVAARKREMSEASRSISEDQVLFEEAITSGGSDDTDEDTTFSAEEPMRGNREHFSPAHVGALTSQLNTPRRRTLPRIYNLSRKGDVPVENDWTAAVKTSVDWKSMTCPALLPLTTDICPSKKTLESDYVESNYKLFIEEEEDLADEMRGHDGVHDDDAQGTARRLSAEIIFTELISQRIRKGFQLIAPKSQPGVADKPQSFATIPVKSDVQTYFLSIGRISHKLTLTSPEVTVIKYRPRHLQVTEPKSYSYRLWIPQRQVFEANNSRFLHEEIDSYNWNYLDQHICGDTEFDELIERKLPQADKNKTPVSFDDNLMEGFLKFLEVLNRIKRFQKGTQSQKERRSLEPCYPSRRFYKQHDMKASSPLPSELSGIRENASLPGTPLSSRLRSPSSSGQEFSSVDSRSISSQELISEQLNGGEDSQVPYDRNRIIFHSLETIAEAMMDTGKGLSFLPEVKGLKPFSFLSVEAILWITQHVDGVTSKEQAIQLCQNMVERGIIQHASGSAKQKLVEGFIIFFFTPRKSWAEKTEEIMDTSKFSVPHRSSIDVERLECNLLRAFQTEWFEVALWGRKMEEDFPEFLATDHSVGTFQASYPNLKRGGPNSARRNSANFHLENGCNCVPAYKLVKLDADYQRKSQRPESCTVRYHGNFCPLHAFEIELHWVAATGGIVNDMVQSWTRKAPSCGFHIVPVPVSPFPDPVGKNVEPFRLPVFIPLNLTNCTSNGSPLFQEFDPARQHFRMFLFLEAILQRFGFIRDSPFGSIHVNAPMVQFTPVQCRENDYVHTSGVAFVRILTWEEDDDPFGSSISSVEGSKPCTGFHWMPNYMLTKRWRSAATGDKDASSKLRSKLEDFCADDNGVLTAFWESCKEKARKVAENRLDEEEITILGDTEIDRTEQNRKEIGDSPEVEKSDRTVSSDS from the exons GTGGTTTTTAGATCTTGCAGCTCAAAGTTGTATTTGTTCATACAAATGAGTAAAGAAATGTGGGACTTTGATTTTAATGGAGATCTTTTCTTTGAGAAAGCTATCAATGGATTCCTTCGTGAACTGTTTACCAAATGGAAAGAGCTTACAGTCAGCCATGATGTCAGCATTATACTCTTTTCAAGGACCTTCTATGATGCACAGTCAATTG GTGACTTTCCATCAAGTCCTTCAAGGAGTATTCAACAGGATCCATATGGGAGATTTTATGAAGATTTTTATCAAGTGGTTGCTTTGAACGAGAGACAAGATGACTGGATTCCAGTTCTTGTGActttaaaacaatgttttaatCAATATCCAACAATCACTGGTTACTCTGGCGACACATCTAAAGGTGGTAACATTATTGGAAGCAACTCCAGCTCTCTTGATGGGAATTTTTTAGAGGCAATTAACTTGTCCATGAATG CAATTAGGAGGCACCATATTGATCGCAATTTTGAACGCACTGGCCATACTATCATCATTGTCTCACCGGGCTCTGGAGTGTTTGAAGTTGACCGAGAATTGACCAGCATCACTAAACAAAGAATACTTGATAGTG GTGTTTCCATTGATCTTGTGTGTTTAGCGGAGCAGCCGCTGCATACTGTTCCACTGTTAAAATACTTCAATAAGGTGCTTGGAAAAAGGGATGGTAACCTGGCAGATGACTATAACATCCCACACTGGATGAATCACAACTTCTATGCctcatcaaagacaagaaacaagGGAGAGACCTATGTCCCGCGTATAAAAGTTCCAGAAGTCATGTTAAACTCTGTGGGGAGAAGAAGTGAAGATGGAAAAG AACCTTACACGTACTTTACAGAACATGACAAACCAGATGCAAGCAGCTGTCAGTTGCTGGACCTGGTCGACTATGATGAATATGACAGGAACGTCTTCAGAAACCCTTCGAGATGCTCTACAAAGCGAGGATTTCGACCTCGAGGTTCAGGATTCAAGCGAATAGGAAGCGCATTGGAGATGGCAAGAATGGCGAAATCGGTATCCAAGGACGAAATGATGTTTCGAAAGACATCCTCGCCTCCAATGGGCGTGTCCTCATTTGATGACGTCGAATTGAACTCGTCATCTTCGGGCGCAGTGGT GAAACGAGATACCTATTCCTTTAGAGATGTGGATAACAGAACACAATATATGTCTTCTTCAGTGGAGTGCACTTCACAGGGTGTCTTTG AAAATGTTTCCAAAAGTACTTCTCAGTGCAGCGTCACTCGACCAGTACGTCAGCGGTTTGCTGTGAGTAGCGCAGACGCAGATCCCTCCTTGGTCCTGCCTAAGGAACCAGTCCGCCCTCAAAGGACTCTGATAAACCCGTTTAAACCAAACCAGATTCCATGTAACTGGATATGCAATAAGCATCGCTGGTCTCATGTTTTCGCTACTGGACCAGATGGAGAGATCCTTCATCGACACTATCACAAGCTTGCCCCAGCTAATGACGAGGCTGAAAAGACCGAGAAACCTGAAAAG tCGCGCGGTGTCGAGGAAGCTGCCCTTGTTGTCGTAGCGGCACGGAAACGTGAAATGTCTGAAGCTTCGCGTAGTATTTCAGAAGATCAAGTACTTTTTGAAGAAGCGATAACGAGCGGAGGAAGTGACGATACAGACGAAGACACTACCTTCTCTGCAGAGGAGCCCATGAGGGGCAATCGCGAGCATTTTAGCCCAGCCCATGTTGGGGCTCTAACCTCCCAACTGAACACCCCCCGTAGACGTACGTTACCTCGGATTTACAATCTATCCCGCAAGGGAGATGTGCCTGTCGAGAATGACTGGACAGCGGCTGTTAAGACAAGTGTTGATTGGAAATCTATGACTTGTCCCGCACTGTTGCCCTTGACAACCGATATCTGTCCAAGCAAGAAAACCCTGGAGTCGGATTACGTAGAGTCCAATTACAAACTATTCATTGAGGAAGAGGAGGATTTGGCGGATGAAATGAGGGGACATGACGG CGTTCATGACGATGATGCCCAGGGAACTGCTCGACGTTTGAGTGCAGAGATAATTTTTACAGAACTTATATCGCAACGAATTCGAAAG GGATTTCAGTTAATTGCGCCAAAGAGCCAACCAGGCGTCGCCGACAAGCCCCAGTCCTTTGCAACCATTCCAGTGAAGTCTGACGTTCAGACGTACTTCCTGAGCATCGGCCGGATATCACACAAGCTGACTCTGACGTCACCGGAAGTAACGGTTATCAAATACAGACCACGTCACTTGCAGGTTACAGAACCCAAGAGCTATAG CTATCGCCTGTGGATCCCACAAAGACAAGTGTTTGAAGCAAATAATAGCAGATTCTTGCATGAAGAGATTGATAGCTACAATTGGAATTACCTGGACCAACATATCTGTGGAGACACGGAGTTTGATGAGCTCATCGAG CGTAAACTGCCCCAGGCAGATAAAAACAAGACCCCAGTTTCTTTTGATGACAATCTCATGGAAGGCTTTCTTAAGTTTCTGGAAGTTCTCAATCGAATAAAGCGATTCCAGAAAGGAACACAATCTCAAAAG GAAAGAAGGTCGTTGGAGCCTTGTTATCCGTCTCGCCGCTTTTACAAACAACATGACATGAAAGCATCCTCACCTCTCCCCTCTGAGCTGTCGGGGATCAGAGAAAACGCTTCCTTGCCGGGGACTCCGCTGAGCAGTAGATTACGGTCTCCCTCTTCCTCAGGCCAAGAGTTCTCAAGTGTGGATTCTCGTAGCATTTCCTCTCAAGAACTGATTAG CGAACAGCTGAATGGCGGTGAGGACTCGCAAGTTCCCTATGACAGAAACAGAATCATCTTTCATTCACTGGAAACTATTGCCGAAGCAATGATGGATACGGG AAAAGGTCTTTCCTTTCTCCCGGAAGTAAAAGGATTAAAGCCGTTCAGTTTCCTTAGCGTGGAGGCCATCTTATGGATCACTCAACACGTGGATGGTGTTACTTCAAAAGAGCAAGCCATTCAACTGTGCCAA AATATGGTTGAGAGGGGTATTATCCAACACGCTTCGGGAAGCGCCAAGCAGAAACTAGTGGAAGGTTTCatcatatttttcttcaccCCAAGAAAGTCTTGGGCCGAGAAAACGGAAG AGATCATGGACACCTCTAAATTCTCCGTACCCCACCGAAGCTCAATCGACGTAGAGCGATTGGAGTGCAATCTTCTAAGAGCCTTTCAAACCGAATGGTTTGAGGTCGCGCTTTGGGGGCGCAAAATGGAAGAAGATTTTCCAGAATTCCTGGCAACTGACCACAGCGTCGGGACATTTCAAGCGAGTTATCCGAACTTGAAGCGAGGTGGACCGAATTCGGCCCGGCGTAATTCTGCGAACTTTCACTTGGAGAATG GTTGTAATTGTGTTCCCGCCTACAAGCTCGTCAAATTGGATGCTGACTATCAGCGCAAAAGCCAACGCCCAGAATCCTGTACTGTCCGTTACCATGGTAACTTCTGTCCGCTCCATGCCTTCGAGATTGAGTTGCACTGGGTTGCGGCAACTGGGGGAATTGTCAACGACATG GTTCAGTCGTGGACCAGAAAAGCTCCATCTTGTGGCTTTCATATAGTCCCCGTTCCTGTAAGTCCATTTCCTGATCCAGTTGGTAAGAATGTGGAGCCTTTCCGTCTGCCTGTGTTCATACCGCTCAACTTGACCAACTGTACTTCAAATGGATCCCCTCTGTTCCAAG aGTTTGATCCAGCAAGGCAACATTTtagaatgtttttatttttggaggCTATTCTTCAAAG gTTTGGCTTCATCCGGGATTCGCCGTTTGGTTCGATACACGTGAATGCACCTATGGTTCAATTCACGCCGGTACAGTGTCGCGAGAATGATTACGTGCACACGAGCGGTGTCGCGTTCGTCCGAATCTTAACTTGGGAAGAAGATGATGATCCGTTTGGTTCCAGTATATCCAGCGTAGAAGGGAGCAAGCCTTGCACAGGGTTCCATTGGATGCCAAACTATATGCTAACTAAGCGCTGGAGATCAGCTGCGACCGGCGACAAAGACGCTAGCAGCAAATTGAGAAGTAAATTGGAAGACTTTTGCGCCGACGATAATGGTGTGCTCACGGCATTTTGGGAATCGTGTAAAGAAAAGGCGAGGAAAGTAGCGGAGAACAGATTAGACGAGGAGGAAATAACCATCTTGGGAGATACAGAAATAGACAGGACTGAACAAAATAGGAAGGAAATAGGTGATTCACCCGAGGTAGAGAAGTCAGACCGTACTGTATCTAGTGACTCATAA